GATATAGATagagatgagatgaggAGGATTAACAAGGTTGGAAAACTttctgaaaattttgatattgtcgtttctttttaattttgaatCCTTGAGATGACTATCACTGCACACGAATAAGAGCTGAAGTTCGTAAATCAGACCTCAAATACAGATCCTATTCCCCAATGAAAGAGATATAAAGGACTATTTGAGATCAATCAATCAGATTGATTATGTAGATTTGCTGCTCTCAAACTTATAGATGAACTATGTTTTTTGTAGAGTCGTTCTGTTCGGCTAGCTCGATTTACAGTACgaaattcaagaaaattTTCGATTTTGACTATATAAACACCTACCACTAACTTGAAGCCTGATCTAACAGAAACAACTTGAACCCTAAGAAAGCATTTGAGCCAATATATTGCTGGATCAGTTCATATTAATTCGGGGAATAGTGGGAATACTTAAAAACAGAAATGGCCCCTAACACAATCGAAGTTCCTCAACTACCCATCCCAGGGCAGGATAACTCTCTAAGACAGCCACAGATGGTTAGTATCGATGCACCAACCACCGACCAATATAACAGTCAACAGAAGACGGGGATGGACCTTTACTTTGATAAAACTTTAGAATACATGGACAGACATCCTATTATATCTGGTATTGGTGGGTTTGTCACTCTGTATGCTGCAGCAGGCTTGTATAGGTCCGTGAGGATTCGAATGAATGGTGGTAAAGGGGTGTCCACTTTTGCGAAAGGTGGGTTTGATTCTAAAATGAATGTTAAAGAAGCCCTTGCGATCCTAAATTTGAAGGAGAGCACGTTGACCAGGAAGAAAGTGAAGGACGTTCACAGAAGGATCATGTTGGCTAACCACCCTGACAAAGGTGGTTCTCCTTACTTGGCTACAAAGATCAATGAAGCCAAGGATTTTCTAGAAAAGAGAGGGATTAGGAAATAGATAGTTTGCCTAATTTAGATGAAATTGTATGGTGCATAGTATACGCGGCCCACATGCAAGGTTTTCTGTAAATAGATATAGACTAATTACAATAGATCAGAATGATGCGAAGATTAAGAGTATCGATATTAGAATAGTCCCACAGAGAGGATTATTACACGAGATATGCTCCAGCTTTTAAAATGTCCGATTCACATTTATTACAATTTTGAGAGATGTGCTTAAGATGGTATTCGAAGCAATCCACATGCCATGCAGTTAGCTCGGTTTCATCATCGTCAACGGTTTGATTCGCAACGCATCCAGTACAGAGCACACCTTGATTAACTATTCGCTGGCACGACTCGCAAGTAGTCATTGAATGTGTCTCTAGCAGGTATTCTTCCATTTCCAGCAGTAGTTTCAAATCAAGTCCATAGGAGCCCTTGTCTGTTCTATAAAGCCACTTCAGCTCACAGAGTTTTGACAGCAGCTTCTCTACTTCCGATGAGGAAAACTCTGTATAAGCCATCAAATGCATGGAACCAAAAGTGTACGTAGTTCGATAGGGCAGGCGAACGGTCTCATGTTCGGTACGCTCATACCaatccttcaaaatacGATCAATTTCAAGCTCTACCGGACAGTTTTCACTGCTCGAAGATTGTGAGATACCTTTCAAGGTAGCTAGCTTTTCAATTGTCCACTTAACAAACTCAATTTCTGATGGTCTCAGAGTGGTTGCTAACTCCGTTTCTTTCGTCGAATTGAGATTTACATATACATAGAATCGACTACTTGGTCTTAAGTTCCATTCGTTGTCAAAATTAGACATTACCTTCTGTGTAACATAATTTTTCCCCATGCCATGACTTATCTTTATCACTTTATAGTGTATCTTACTCAGTTTTAGATTAATCTCTGAAATATAATGCGATAGTCGTTCCAGCCAAATGTCTTCATCGAACCCTTCTTCCGTCACATCCACTTGTTCCAATTGTAGTAAACATGTCAACAGGACGTTTTCATGCAAAATTCCTCGAGATCGCAGGATATACTGTAACAACAACTTCCTCTTGACATCAGTAGATAACTCTTTTTTAGCTGCTTCCTCGATCATCTCACTTATGTCCCACCACCCTTGCTATTGCTCTATCTCAATCCCATTTTTCCACACACGAATGCTCAAATACGCTATTTATTTACTTCGTTTCATCGAATGTCGCCTGTATCTGCGTGAGGTGTCCGGAATGACCAATACGGTAAAAGAGGCCACAACCAGGAACTTTTGACACAATCCTGTGAATATAATTCTGCGTTAAAAAAATCTAGGAACTGCACTTTTTCCGCTGGTTTACCTATTCATAACGTGTATATCCTATCTTAGTGAATCGTAAAGAACTTTAGGTTATGTTTACAAATCTTAATAGCCAATTGTAATCTTTTTCGTGCCCATCAGCATAAATGAATTAACAGAAGCTTAAATATTACAGAAAGAATGAAATACTTCAACAGAAACCAAATGCAGCTTAATAGATGATGTATATACCTACATAAAGTGTCAGCTATTGAAACCTTTCATTGTAATCAATAAAAGTTTGTGTGTCTTCTTCGTCGGTTTAATTGGTTGATATGGCGATTGTTGGCAGTTGAATATTACGGAAAAAATGGCAAGGTAAAAAGCTGCAGATGGAGTAGAATATACAGGAAGTAAAGAGTATGAGCAACCACCTTTATACATATCCAAGATTAAAGACTAAGCACAGCAAGTGATATAATTCgatatttaaaaagttaGCGAAGATCAGTTGGTTTATTGTATTATAGATAATTTCAAACAAACGTGTATCCGTTAATTATATCTTGGAGATTGACCTTTTGGAACTGcgtttcatttttaatgggcgataaatattcaataatGCGAATACAGTCTCCAATAACGCCAGACAGTTCACTAAGAACATCAAATGGGTATAGTGAGAGCTTGGGGGGTTTTCGAAAAGTTTGGTTGAAGCTAGATGATTTTTCAGACGTTCCGATTGTGGAGGAGAAACAGAGTGAAGGGTATTCTCAGTTTTACGTTAGTCAACCTGTTGCAATAAACTTCAGTGAGGATGACACGATCGATGACATTAAGCAGAAATTCTTGCGGAAGTTTGGAGGTTCCCGATGGGCACGCGAGCAGAATAATGCATGTGTTTCTATTGGGTTTTATTGCGGATGTGGCTACAGTGCTGTTTCTATGAGTAACGCCTGTTTAACTAAAGAGAGCCCACCGGTGTCTTTATCAGGAGAGCTTGTTGCACCTAAAGCAACTAGAATAACCCCTTTAGTGGGTTCCAACGAGAATATGGGATTTATTCCATCCTCTATCGACAGTTTCCCGATATACGAGCCAGACGCGCTGAGACTGAAAAGTAGCTCTTACTCTCCTAGATCGAAATGTATGCCTTCAAGCAGAGAGGGTTCTCTATCACCGCTAAACTTATCCCATATCGTGAAAAATGTAAATTCCTACAATCCCTTGGAGTCATGTTTAATTGGCCAACACTTTCCGCATAAATTGTCTCCACAGTACTCTTCAGACTTCTCGCCTCAGCATAATCGTAACTTCCACAAACTGGTCAACAATAGTGTCTCATTCAAccaacaaataataaatggCTCACTAAAGCAGCACCATAGTAATATCTCTTCCAGTACTCCAAGAAAAAACAAGCAACTACGATCCCCACATAAAGTCTTCTTTGAATCCGAAGAATTGGTATCTTCAATATTGGAGACGTATTTTGGAGGAATCCAGAGGAGTGAGGATGCATTAGTGgtgatttttgatgatgctTATTCTCCGGTTTCTTCAAGGCCACCTGTTACCCCTTTGATAGGACAGAATGATAGCTTCATCCAAGGAGGAGCTACGGTGGGCACATCCAGTCATATAACGCAGGGAGATGATCAACATCAGAGCgacataaatatatctttagaGGATATGGAGAAGAATACGTCTTTTCCAGACCTTAATAACGATTTTCGTTCAAGACAAATAATGCCAATTTCTCCACAACAAAAGGGTTTTAAGTTAATTacagatattgaacaattaCAAAGTTTGTCTCattcttttgatgataacTACACAGGTTTAAGGCAAGCCATCCTCCTGCttccaaaaaatttccaGGGTGAACTAACATTACAAGTAAATGACAAAGggttgaagaaacatatCTACCGATCACCGAAGTCAAGCCCAGCAAGACATGTGGAATACAAGCCCATAGGACCTATATCGATACCTGAATTAGAAACAAATAGAAAACATATGCCTTTAACAGTACCACGAATAGAACCAGATGCTGAATCAATTAAGCCGCATATGTCGATGCCAATGCATCCATCATCACCAGTATCTTTTGTTGAGCAGGAATCACACATAAAACCTTGTGACCAGATGGGTTACCTTCATGCGGATACCGACGGAAGTCCAAATTATAGGCCATCACCAATCAAACGGACTCGCGATAAAGTGTTTCCTAAAATCAACGTGTTAATTGTTGAAgacaatatcatcaacCAAGCAATCTTGGTATCTTTCCTAAAAAGGCACAGGATAAGTTATGAGATAGCCAAAAATGGTGCTGAAGCAGTTGAAAAATGGAGACAGGGAGGTATACATCTAATTCTAATGGATTTGCAATTACCCTTGTTATCAGGATTAGAAGCAACTAAGCAAATTAGAGATATGGAGAAACTGAATGGTATAAATAAGTTCCATAAGTCCGATTTAAAACCAGGTCGTGATACCAGTCTTGATCTAGATAGATCAAAATTTAGATCTCCAGTGATCATTGTTGCCTTGACTGCATTTTCTTCGCATGCTGATAGGAGAGAGGCATTAGTGGCAGGGTGCAACGATTATTTGACGAAACCAGTAAATTTGGATTGGTTAAGCAGCAAAATAACTGAATGGGGTTGCATGCAGGCattgattgattttgatggtTGGACGAAGGGTGAAAGACGTATGACGGACAATGTGCTACTAAAACCCCAAATATCTTCGAGGGTGTCGCACAGTTCTGTAACAGGTTCAAACAAATCCAATAACGCAAACTCGACCACATCTCCGCGATCTGGAACCGCTACGGGAACTCCTGGAACTCCTGTGGGAAATAGTCAGACCACCTTAATACCTTCAAGCTCCAATTCCATAAATAAGGTGATTAACCTTTCCGATTCCCATATATTGACGGCTGAACCTAAAGATAATAATGTAATGTAGGCATCAGAGCAAAACGTTTCAATTGTAGACTCGTTATTACTCGCACTCCCTTCCCATAATGACATTGGTGTTTTAgttaattttaaatccatGGATTTAAACTATTAGTACAATcatattaatattgatattagTATATCGATAATTTAAGTAGCTTAGTCCATATTGTAATATTATGTATTTTATCAAAACTCATTATTTCGATAAAAGCTGTCGTAGCCTTTTAGGCACATTCCGGGTAATGCACCCCTATAAAAGAGCAATAGATCGTTTTATCAAGaatgaagttgaagatcAAGACGGATAATGctataataaatatacaaaGAGGTATTTAACAGGATGTCAGATCAATGGATATTTACTGAGTATACGGCTAATGAACTACAGGCAGAGTTCCGGTCAGATAACTCCAAGAAGCTCAGAAATGTTGCTAACAGGAAAAGACATGCGTTAAGGAAAATCATGGTCAACTTAACAATGGGTAACTACAGTGAGATGGTGAAGTTGTTTCCGGAGGTAATTGAATGTATGAAAGTGGATGATGATTTGGAGGTTAAACGTATATGTCatgattatttgattaCTTTAGGTTCAGCTAAGCCTGAAAAGGTGTCTGAGGCATTGCCAATTTTGCTTCGAGACCTCAATCAGACGACAGATGAGCAGTTGAAAATAATGGCATGCAGAACTATATGTTCTATACCTCTACATGAAACGGTGAATGAGGCgttcaaatatatctatgATTTAATATCTAAGAATTCTCCATATATCCTTCTGAAGAAAACCGCTATTAGTGCGTTACCAAAGTTAGATTTATTTGACCATTGTAAAACAATGGAGATTGTGGAACTACTTTATTCAGAACTACAGTATGCGCAACAGGATCCCACTGTTTTAACGTCAATTTTAGATTCCCTTTATAAAATCCATGATCAGAATGAATCCATGGGTCAATTAGTAATTTCGTATGAGGTTTGTGAAAAGATGCTTTTAATGCTATCGAAGTTAAATGAGTGGGATAAGTCAATTTTATTGGATCATTTGTGTATCAGTTATGTGCCAGAATCTCATGAAGAAGCTCATAAATTGATTGAGATTGTTGTACCACAATTACAACATGCTAATAGTTCCGTTGTTTTGAATTGCCTTAAACTCATCACTTATGCCAGTAATTACGTTGAGTCGATCGAGCAAGAGCTCGTTagcaaaatatcaaattctgtTATTGCACTATTGTCGAAGCCTCCTGAATTGAAGTTTTTAGTGCTGAGAAATGTGATTCTGATATTGCTAAGCAGGGATAGAAGTTTCTTAGATCTGGAAGTTTCCTATTTTTTCATAGAATACAACGACATGATTTACATCAAAGACACTAAATTggaaatattatatttattagcGGATGCAGAGAATTTGCCTCAGATTCTGAATGAACTTAAGGAGTATGGGACGGATATAGATATTCAGATGTCAAGAAAGGCCATTAGAGCTATTGGAAATCTAGCGGTAAAGTTAGAATCATCCGTCAAAGAATGCGTTAATGTACTGATTGAACTTTTAGGTTTTGGTGTTGAATACATTGTTCAGGAAATTGTCTCAGTAATTAAGAACATCATGAGGAAGTATCCTGACGATTTTGCATATATTGTTCCAACTTTAACTGAGTATATTGACTCTATAAAAGAGCCTGAACCAAAATCTGCATTAGTATGGATTATATCAGAATATTCTGATATGTTAACGAATTTCCTTGACTTATTTGGCGAATTTGTTTATACTTACAAGGAACAACATTTGGAAGTGCAATATACAATTTTAAATTGCATAGTAGTGTACTTTGTCAGACACCCATCGGAAGAGTCTGAAAAATTGTGTATTCACGTTTTAAAATGCGCTACAGAGGAGCTTGATAATCCCGATTTAAGGGATCGTGCATTTATTTATTGGAGGTTGTTAACGTTTGCCCGCCAGCAATCTAAAGCAGGTTTAAATGATGAGACTATAATTGAGATTATAGATGGTAGATTGCCTCTAATTGTTCTTAACAACAAATTGGATCCCTATATTATCGAAGAGCTCGAACTAAATATCGGTACAATTGCTTCTGTTTATTTGAAACCAGTATCGCAAGTATTTCGTATGAGCAAACCAAAATCTTTGCCAAAGAGTCCTGCTTTaaaccaaaataaaaatgaactTAGAATTTTTAGTGGGAATTCTGATCTAAACTCGAAACTCTTCGATCATAAACAATCATTTTATCGTCAAAGTAACGATAATCTAGTTAAAACAATGGATGATTATGACAAACCTGCAGAAAAAGTTAACCAGCTTAGAAAAAGAGCTTCGACTCTACTGTTGTCAGGAACAAAACTTGGTAGAAAGTTATCGATGAAAAAACCGTTTTAAGTTCTAAAGCACAACAATAAATGTGCCTTTTTCTAGTCtattttctattatataCTTTACATTTATAAAGTCAAtagtttaaaaaaggaGTATCTTCACAgaacttttttttttagAAGAGTGTTTAGTACCTTACACAGCAGAGTACCATCTTCAGAAGTAAATAAAGAGTTGGTTTTTGGATCCAGATATGATGCATCTAATATAATGTCCAATTTATGCTTTCCTTGAAAAAACAGATCAGTTTGTTCGAAAAGTTTTGCCATCCTAGCAGGAgtagatatataatatttaatgGCAGTGGATGGtgattccattttttttatttttttatttcttctaTTATCGGTTGATGTTAAAGTTCCCTTGCCCAATAATCTATCCAccttttccaaatcttcttttaatttgCTCTTGGAAAACAGCTTTAAAGCACTAGCAGAGCCACCAAGACTCCTAAAAAGATCGGCTACACGAATATTCGATACAGCAAACACAATTGCCATTGGCGCTTTACTGTAACTGTTGGCGAATTCTTGGAACGTTGCTAAATTACGTCCCTTATCATAGCTTTCAGTCGACACAAAATCTGACTTCTTAAGGTaaatttcttccaattccaGGGCACTAAGGTCCGGGTTCTTCTCTCTAATAACACTCGCAATGTAATCCACTATTGCCTGTGGACTTTTGCCAGGAATTTGCTTCTTCTgttcaatttcaaattccattctttccttcttcttttgatgaagttttgaagCTGAAAGCTTTTTCTGTCTCTTACTAAGAGGCTTTTGACCACTATTCATATCATGATCCTGGTCGTCAGAAATAGGTCTTTTGTCACTTCTGCTAGTGAAGGAAGCTTTCTTGATtgcattttcttcattacCCTCTATATTAAGTTGTTCCTTACTACTGGTCTGACCGGTAGCATCGCTATAATCAAAGATGGGTTCTAACTCATACTCTAAACCCTCGTCCAATTCATCACCATAAGACATCTTCTTTGAGCTAATCACTATATTAACAGGTATATATTGTTGAGATAGAGTATAAGATGGAGATGAGATGGATCTTGCAAAAGAATGCAGAAAAGAAAGTTGAACTTTCATTTTGAAGGTGCTTTACCATTACCCGGCTTTGAATCACGTGGTAATTGCAGCGGTATATCTAATTCACAAGCATTAATGAGGAATGCACTTCCAAACGAAACCATATATTCTGGAAGAGAATGATATCACTATGATTAGGCAATGACCGTTAttacttttcaaaacttaTATTATCGCTTAATTGAGCCCTTTATATCTGATTTTTAACGTAAAgtaagatatattttttggaGTAAAAAGCTTTGAAATGGGATAACAACTTCCCAAATAGGATTCACACATACAACTGTTTAATGCTTCAATCAAGGGTTTTCGCTCAGCTGGAATTCTGTAGATGATATTCTAGATGTACAAAAGTTGCGAGTCACACTTTAGTCAGTGGTTTCTATTTTAACTACAGCTAATTGCCGATATTTTACATAGCTTGTGTAGTAGGATTTTTGTGTAATAATCTCTGTCGACCATGACGCGACTTCTGTCACTTACAAATTGAATCTCACAGCAACAAATATCTGGCAGCACATGAAATCTATATATCTCCGGTgataaaacaaaagaatatGAAGCTGTGAATGCTCTATATGTTTTACTGTGTACATTCTGCCTGCTTGGTCACATAACGAGGAAAAACTCGTTCTTAGAATTGCATGAAAATGGCGCTGTATTATATAATGATCTTTGTCATCTttacaaagaaaacagaGTAAATCAATGTTGAAGCAGAATACTCCAAATTAAATGGAATGACGATAGAGATGACGGCCACTAAGAAGTTAGTTATCCGCATGCAGCTACCTCAGTTAATAGCTAGTGCTAATTACAAGAAGatctaatttttttatttataaaaagCAAATAAGGCATAGCACGTTTTCAAGGGTTTTTTACGAAGTTAGAAAGAATcatattaaagaaaatcaAACTTTAAATGTATTCAGGTCAACTTGTGTCTgtttttggtattattttgttattatattataacaTTCTGTCTCGAGAAACGTCAGggaagttttaaaaaggcACGGTACATAATAGAAAGCGCTGCGAAGCATATACTCGACGGATACGTCCAAAGAGCGACATCACAAAAGggatatagatatatatattaactAGAATATAAGATagtttgattttatctGGTCACAAATCTGAACTACAAATCAAGGTTGAACCGTAAGTTGTACAAAGGGCAAACAAAATATGAAGCTCGTCGGCTTGATCTTGTGTTATATTGGAATCCTCGAGAAAGTTCGAGCAACATCAGGGAATAATAATGACGGTGTTCCTCAGTTAAGTAAGGATAGCTCTGTTTTATCAATTAACtctcaaaaaaaattcgtGGTAATTTCTCAATCTGAGTTACTTAAGAATAACTCATTACAAGCGCCATCGGAAAGTTCAGATGGAAGTTGGGAACTTAATAGTGTCCAACCAAAGAAAGGATTTTTTAGTGAGAGATATACGATTCATCACAAGGAATTAAAGGCACAATTCCGTAAAGATTACCCGTTTGCAGCTTTGGTAGATACATTTTTTGGTACCGAAGCGGGTGGCCATATGTTTCCTGGCACAACGTTACCATTTTCCATGGTTAAAATGGGCGTTGATGTCGTTGATACTATTAATACTGACGCTCATGCTGGTTACCTAACGAATGGAGATGTTGTCGGAATTTCGTTACTTCATGAATCTGGAACTGGTGGTACACCAACTTATGGGGTTGTGGCACAATTACCAATGATGGTTCGTGATGTAGGAGCCGTTGATATTACAAAACAACTAGGTTTCGAAAGAAGTAGCCCCGATAGTGGTCATATTGGTTATTATAAAGTCCGGTTAAATAATAGCGTTATCGTCGAATTTTCCTCTGCAGATCGCTCCGgaatatatcaatataGATTTCCAGCAGAAGAGTCATTACGTCCAGTCGTAATGGTTAATGTTACACATCATCTTCACAGTTTTGGCAAACCTTGGTGGACAcagaattttgaaaaaggatATATCCAAGTAAGTAAAGATTTAAAATCTTATACTGGTAAAGTTATCATATCAGGTGGCTGGTCAGATCCTGCTGCCTGGGCAGTCAGTTTTTATGGTATATTTGATAAGCCTGCTAGATCTATAAGAGCATTCCAAGGAGGAAAGTCTGTCAATggattaaaaataaactttGTGAATGATCAGAATAGGAATTTTGGAGTTCTTTTCGAATTTGATGAGTCGGTAAAGGTTCTCAAGTCTCATGTTGGCGTCAGCTTCAACAAAGATAGTGGGATTGAAGAtgcaaaaagaaacatAGCGATAGATTACCCAGAAGAACATAAGTTTGATTTGGACTGGtcaattgaaaatgcaTTAGATCGTTGGAATGACGACgtttttaataaagttgaGTTAGTTGTTGATCAAGAAGATCCAGTCGTTGTAGAAAAGTTACTCACATCACTATACGGCGTACATATGATGCCAACCGATAAATCAGGGTCAGAAGCACCTTGGGACACATCTGAACCTTATTATGATGACTGGTTCACAATTTGGGATACATTTAGATGCTTACATCccttatttaattttttcaacCAGGACAGAAGTGCTGAAATGGTTAGAAGTTTGATTGAAATTTGGCGGCAGGAAGGATTTATGCCAGATGGAAGGTCTGCAAGTAGGTCCGGAAGGACTCAAGGTGGTAGTAATTCGGATATTGTGCTTGCTGAtgcatttttgaagaatatcaCCCACGGAATTGACTGGGAAGACGGTTTTAAAGCTATGCAAACAAATGCAGAGGTTGTACCACCATATATCATGGATTCTAGAGCAATTGATTCTACAAATAAATATGGCCGTGGTGCATTAAGTGACTGGTTAAAGTATGGTTATGTTAGTAAGAGATTTTCAAGATCTGTGACGAGAACAATGGAATACGCGTACGATGACTTTGCCCTCTACCAAGTTGCTAAAGGGTTAGGGAAGAATGAAGAGGCTAAAAGGTATTTGGAGAGATCCAAAAATTGGCAAAATCTATGGAACCCTCATGCTTTCACAGTAAGGTATAGTTATACCGGTTTTATTCAGCCCAAAGATCAAGAGGGTAATTTCGTAAATGAGAAGTATGATCCGTTATCGTGTTATGGTTGTTATTGGGAAGATGACACATACGAGGGTAAACCTGTTGAGTATACATGGAATGTGCCATTTGACATGGAACAATTAAAGTCATTTATTGGTTCGGATGATGTGTTCCAACAGAGGTTGGATCACATGTTTGGTCTTTATGGCGACAGTCTTGCAGATATCGGTAATGAACCCAGCATGCTAACACCTTACTTATacaatttcatcaatcGCCAAGACAGAACCGCTGAAACAGTCACCTACTTAATTGATACGTACTTCAAAACAGGTCCGAAGGGTCTACCAGGAAATGCTGATGGTGGTGCATTGCAAGCATGGTTATTCTTTGGTTTAATTGGTTTCTATCCAATAGCAGGAACTGACATTTACCTACTTTCAAGTCCTAAGGTATCATATGTAAAGTTTAAGAACTTGCCAAACTTAGGAGAGGTTGAGATCATTGCCCACAACCTATACCCAAGTGGGAAGAAAGATGCCTCATCAAGAAACATCTATATTAAATCAGTGACAGTGAACGGTTATCGACTGACACGGAATTGGCTCTTCCATGAAGAGTTGTTCAGTGAAAATGGATCGTCTGTAGAATTTGAAATGACTGACAAGCCAGTCCACTGGGACGAAAATGGACATGTTCCACTAAGCTTAGGCCATGAAGGGTGACCTAACTGGTATTCTCTATTAAActgctatatatattacatcATTCATTTTAGcttcaaataattgatCATCACCAAGTACGTAGTTTACTATTGGAGGTTTGAAGATACAGGAATTCTCACTTTATTCCACCGTCATCTAGAGACGATGGAGTTGTGTACATAGCTCGTGTAGAAAGGAATAGAGCTGCAATTTTTTACCAAAGGGCGTCAACTATAAGATTTCAATATGAATAGTGACtcagaagatgaaataGTAACATCTGTGTCTGTGAAAAGAAGTAGGGAGAAGAATAGGGCGAGATCAAAAGTTATCAATGGTAGGAAGAAGCATGTACGAGTAAGCGATGactttgatgatgaggacCAGGGTG
This Eremothecium cymbalariae DBVPG#7215 chromosome 5, complete sequence DNA region includes the following protein-coding sequences:
- the PAM18 gene encoding Pam18p (similar to Ashbya gossypii ADR345C), whose product is MAPNTIEVPQLPIPGQDNSLRQPQMVSIDAPTTDQYNSQQKTGMDLYFDKTLEYMDRHPIISGIGGFVTLYAAAGLYRSVRIRMNGGKGVSTFAKGGFDSKMNVKEALAILNLKESTLTRKKVKDVHRRIMLANHPDKGGSPYLATKINEAKDFLEKRGIRK
- the NSE1 gene encoding Smc5-Smc6 complex subunit NSE1 (similar to Ashbya gossypii ADR344W), which codes for MIEEAAKKELSTDVKRKLLLQYILRSRGILHENVLLTCLLQLEQVDVTEEGFDEDIWLERLSHYISEINLKLSKIHYKVIKISHGMGKNYVTQKVMSNFDNEWNLRPSSRFYVYVNLNSTKETELATTLRPSEIEFVKWTIEKLATLKGISQSSSSENCPVELEIDRILKDWYERTEHETVRLPYRTTYTFGSMHLMAYTEFSSSEVEKLLSKLCELKWLYRTDKGSYGLDLKLLLEMEEYLLETHSMTTCESCQRIVNQGVLCTGCVANQTVDDDETELTAWHVDCFEYHLKHISQNCNKCESDILKAGAYLV
- the SSK1 gene encoding mitogen-activated protein kinase kinase kinase SSK1 (similar to Ashbya gossypii ADR343C), coding for MGDKYSIMRIQSPITPDSSLRTSNGYSESLGGFRKVWLKLDDFSDVPIVEEKQSEGYSQFYVSQPVAINFSEDDTIDDIKQKFLRKFGGSRWAREQNNACVSIGFYCGCGYSAVSMSNACLTKESPPVSLSGELVAPKATRITPLVGSNENMGFIPSSIDSFPIYEPDALRLKSSSYSPRSKCMPSSREGSLSPLNLSHIVKNVNSYNPLESCLIGQHFPHKLSPQYSSDFSPQHNRNFHKLVNNSVSFNQQIINGSLKQHHSNISSSTPRKNKQLRSPHKVFFESEELVSSILETYFGGIQRSEDALVVIFDDAYSPVSSRPPVTPLIGQNDSFIQGGATVGTSSHITQGDDQHQSDINISLEDMEKNTSFPDLNNDFRSRQIMPISPQQKGFKLITDIEQLQSLSHSFDDNYTGLRQAILLLPKNFQGELTLQVNDKGLKKHIYRSPKSSPARHVEYKPIGPISIPELETNRKHMPLTVPRIEPDAESIKPHMSMPMHPSSPVSFVEQESHIKPCDQMGYLHADTDGSPNYRPSPIKRTRDKVFPKINVLIVEDNIINQAILVSFLKRHRISYEIAKNGAEAVEKWRQGGIHLILMDLQLPLLSGLEATKQIRDMEKLNGINKFHKSDLKPGRDTSLDLDRSKFRSPVIIVALTAFSSHADRREALVAGCNDYLTKPVNLDWLSSKITEWGCMQALIDFDGWTKGERRMTDNVLLKPQISSRVSHSSVTGSNKSNNANSTTSPRSGTATGTPGTPVGNSQTTLIPSSSNSINKVINLSDSHILTAEPKDNNVM
- the APL1 gene encoding Apl1p (similar to Ashbya gossypii ADR342C); its protein translation is MSDQWIFTEYTANELQAEFRSDNSKKLRNVANRKRHALRKIMVNLTMGNYSEMVKLFPEVIECMKVDDDLEVKRICHDYLITLGSAKPEKVSEALPILLRDLNQTTDEQLKIMACRTICSIPLHETVNEAFKYIYDLISKNSPYILLKKTAISALPKLDLFDHCKTMEIVELLYSELQYAQQDPTVLTSILDSLYKIHDQNESMGQLVISYEVCEKMLLMLSKLNEWDKSILLDHLCISYVPESHEEAHKLIEIVVPQLQHANSSVVLNCLKLITYASNYVESIEQELVSKISNSVIALLSKPPELKFLVLRNVILILLSRDRSFLDLEVSYFFIEYNDMIYIKDTKLEILYLLADAENLPQILNELKEYGTDIDIQMSRKAIRAIGNLAVKLESSVKECVNVLIELLGFGVEYIVQEIVSVIKNIMRKYPDDFAYIVPTLTEYIDSIKEPEPKSALVWIISEYSDMLTNFLDLFGEFVYTYKEQHLEVQYTILNCIVVYFVRHPSEESEKLCIHVLKCATEELDNPDLRDRAFIYWRLLTFARQQSKAGLNDETIIEIIDGRLPLIVLNNKLDPYIIEELELNIGTIASVYLKPVSQVFRMSKPKSLPKSPALNQNKNELRIFSGNSDLNSKLFDHKQSFYRQSNDNLVKTMDDYDKPAEKVNQLRKRASTLLLSGTKLGRKLSMKKPF
- the CMS1 gene encoding Cms1p (similar to Ashbya gossypii ADR341W) gives rise to the protein MKVQLSFLHSFARSISSPSYTLSQQYIPVNIVISSKKMSYGDELDEGLEYELEPIFDYSDATGQTSSKEQLNIEGNEENAIKKASFTSRSDKRPISDDQDHDMNSGQKPLSKRQKKLSASKLHQKKKERMEFEIEQKKQIPGKSPQAIVDYIASVIREKNPDLSALELEEIYLKKSDFVSTESYDKGRNLATFQEFANSYSKAPMAIVFAVSNIRVADLFRSLGGSASALKLFSKSKLKEDLEKVDRLLGKGTLTSTDNRRNKKIKKMESPSTAIKYYISTPARMAKLFEQTDLFFQGKHKLDIILDASYLDPKTNSLFTSEDGTLLCKVLNTLLKKKVL